TCATAAGGAAGTTCACCAAAGCCCTTCAATAATTCATCCAATAGATCTTTATCCATTCTCGTAGGTAAGACATTTGTTCCGAAACTTATGTAAACCACGCCTCGAGCAGAATTGTCTAGGTACTCTTTTAAAtcctgaaatataataaaaaaacctttgaatATCCAAAAAACTATGTCGCCAAGTGAATCACATACCAGCGACGGTTAAAAATAGAATGAATATGattatgtataactagctgacccacgcaacttcgcttgcgtcacttaagagagactgggtcaaaattttccccgtttttgtaacatttttcgttactactccgctcctaatggccgtagcgtgatgttatatagcctatagccttcctcgataaatgggctaacttacactgaaagaatttttcaaatcggaccagtagttcctgagattagcgcgttcaaacaaacaaacaaactcttcagctttataatattagtatagatttatcttatatttttttacccttactagatacttttatatttttaacatttctaaTATAAAGCAACAAATATGGGAACAACATGAGAAGTAATAGACTCTGCAATAAACATATCAGAGAGTGCATCTTTACAAAAAATGAGGAAAAAAGGAGACTTTAAATTTCATTAACCCAAATAATTGGCCAGTATACGAAAAGAGGGTCAGTTTAATAGATATTGAAGAATTATTTACCTTCGGTAGTTCTTTCACTGGTTTTAAATGGAGACCTCCCATATAAACAATGTTAGGAGGCACCGGCCGATTGTTGGTGAAAAATGGATACGAATTCACAAATAACATTTGCACATTTTTTCTCAATGTTGCGACATCAGGCGTGTTTGGCCCAAATTTCTGcttcaactttttattttcaatttcttcGCCTTTTTCACTCAGTCTCAGTGCTTTAAATTCAATgtatatttgttgtaatttcTCCCAAAACGAAAGATTCGTATACCTCTGTCTGTAAAAATGTGGGAACAACAATGGATGCCATGTCATGGATCCCATTTCATAATAATGGTCAGGCATTCCAAAAaacgaagaaaaatatattgcaggtgctttaaatatttcagttacTATCAAGTGGAAGTTGCCAAATCCTTCCACGAAGATGAGATCAAATTTTTGGGATTTATCTTTTAACAATTCGAGAACTTCTGGAATATCAAATTGATATGACATGAGTTCACACATAGCTTTTTCTGTGTGACCTGATAGAACAAGGTCGAGATCTGTGACTACTCCTCTCTTTAAATCCATGACTCCATCTTTGTAGAACTGAGCTAGCAATTGATATCCTTGACTGGTGTCAATCTCTGTGATATTGTCCGGTGGTCGTTCTTTAGGCAGTGCTGGGTCTGGAGTAATAATAACAAGTTCATGACCACGTTTAGCTAGTTCTTGTGTTAATGCTCTGAACACGACTTGGTGGCTTATAGAAGGTATTGGAAACACTCCTAATATTCTTGCTGACTCCACAATCACTATTGATGATTGAACGCAAAACAGAATCACTAACGCTATTCGCAACATTTTGGTTTCGCACTGTTTCGTGAATGGCAgcttaataatgttattttcgtTATTTCATTGAGTTTTATCGTTCAATATTATCTAATAAATTTTTATCGTTTTTGATCAAAGTACAGTGCGTGTCTAGAGTATGATGAGAAGTACTCGTTTTATAGGTgacatttttcattaataaatttatttttagtttaagttttCTTTCAAATCACGATTTCCTTGTTCTATGTAGAAATGAACCACACCTTTAATACAAACTGCTTTTGATACAGTCTTTCACTTCTTATGTACGACAATATCTCATATGCGACAAACGCAGGATAATGAAATCGATTTTAGCTTATCATAATCAATGTTTTGTCTGTTTTTTATAATCAAAGATTAATATTTATCACTTTTTATATTGACGTCAGTACTATATCAAATCTATACACAGTCTACACGTAAAGTCTTAGTAATACTGAGCCATAGTAGATGCTCAGAACGTGAGTTACAATCGTGCGAAGCGTGTAAAGATAgtggaaataataaaatataagaacgCTAATGCACTTGCGAATCTGTATAATTtctcgatggctagccggttcccggtagtcgatagtagtagagaatcgagctacagaatgGTGTCTTtcaatttgatgtacactatttgtcaactgaaataACTCAATACGCATCATGGAACATACAGTTAAACACAACGTGacgtataatttataatgaaactaAACGTTAGTGCGTTAGGGCTCTAATACCAGAAaagaataacttaaaattatcattatgaTAATGCAGTAATCCAAGTTCATCGAACGCTATCTAAGTCATTAAGAGATACCAGTCAAGATATATTGCAattagatacaaaaataatataaatttaataaatttaacccattgctgttccactgctgggcaagggtctcttcccgtaatgagggaggagttaggcattgagtccaccacgctggccaagtgcgggttggggacttacaAAGATAAGTTAAGTAAATAAGCAAAAACTAAGCTACTGGTAGAACTGCCCGTAATGGCTGATCATCATTGGAGTTTGATCATTCGTTCTTGAAAGACTAGAGCTAGGCCTTTGCCCAGAAAAGGAAACTTAAAGTTTGAGAGAAAATGGCAAAGAAATCATATTAAGTGTGTAACTGATGAGGCGATGAAAAAAATCCACGTTTactaaatcttaataaaaaaatccctataaaattaacaaaagcAGTAAACAACTTTCAACTTATACACAAGAAACAAACCAATTAAACTAAAACCAAATCAATCAGCTTCGCTTCAATTTCACATCACTTATAAACAACTTCCTAATTTTCAAACACGTTAACAATATTGCAACTAAACTAGCAGCAGCAATAGCTATCAGAGGTAGTATAACATCCAACAGAAGGTATTCTCTGAGAGTGATGTGAGCGGTGGGAGGCTGCAGGTGCAGAGCGCTGCCGTGCCTCAGTACATGCTCCGTCCACCACACGGCTCGCTCTAGCGACGTCTGTGGCTGATCCTTTATCAACTCGTGCAATTTCTTGATGTTCTTCCTGTAACTGttagaataatttataagatttttgttatattttaatctcAAATTCTCAGAACTTGTAGGTTGTAGCGCCTCACTTGCGTAACGTAGCAAACATCCATTTTCCTACGActtatttgtcaaaattaaaatcaggAGAGTATCGCCAAATTTTCAGAGGTAGAAAATAAGTTTGAAACATAAATTTGAACTTAAATAGTCATTGATGGTAACCATGAACTACTTATGTAACAGGAGCCATGCATTTATGTAGATAAATGAAAAATCTACGCATTTTTAAAtactatccctcttattcataaacacactataaacctattttagttaaaacactactataatatgGTTTCTCTTTTTGATTTCGCTAAGGagcgaaagaaacaaaacactttataagccttttcataacttcatgtatttttatgaataagagagtacttacatttataaatatttaacttaagcAATTTTTTGCTAAATCATGTCATGTTATCTGTGCAGTAAATTGATTAGAGATTGATTTACAAGCAACATTGTTATGCACCGGTGTGCTTATCTATATAGTTCACGAGGTTCCGGATTTAATCGAGCAGACATAATTGAAGCTATTCGCAAGGAAATTATCAATATAAGCTGTAGTTTGATAACATCTCTTTGTGTAGGTAAACACGTTGCGCTTTAGAAATATTATCGGTAtatactatttttgtttacatatacATTTAATCTCTATATATATGGTTATCTAGCCGATCTGTTACCAAGTACCCTAAAAGAAAAATAGCGTTACTTTACTTAGTTTCATAACTTCAAACGTGTGTTCGTCATAAAATAGTAGAAGcgtttacatttattatattaagataatgaattattataatatttataatatattgaaagcctaataaaaaaatggagaaGGAACTTTCATATCATGTTTTATctagcaataatataaatacgaaaaataatatcacgcGTTTTTTCCCACAGAGGttggcaaagaccaaagaacccCCTttctacgatccttacaaacttcccttgccttagTTAcactcgtaactggcggtctaagtacaataaaacataaaaaaaaattgtagaaatTCCTTACCTTTCATCGTTGATGACTTTAGTAACCTTCTCCACGATATCCTTGCTGGTCAAAGTGAGAGCATCAATGTGTTCTCCAATGCCTAGTTCTAGGTATTTATTGACATTGTACCACTGATCTGCTAACATTGGTACTCCTACGAGAGGAACACATGCATCTATTGCTTCATCCGTTGATTGTAGCCCTCCTTGCATTACAAATGCTTTTATATTAGGATGCACTGAAAAGAAGACAAATAAACAGTTAGTATGTTGTTTACACAGAAAAACATATAGTGAATTGACTGTGTGATGCAAATCTGTCAAAATAGCAGactatacttatatacattcaaaaaaatgtaaccggctactgttccactgctgggcaagggtctcctagcttaatgagggaggggccAGGTTTAGTGCACCTCAGTGGCGGGCAAAGGATTGGGACTTTGCATTTCTTCAAGAATTGTATTAAAGATTGCTCAGaaatgcaaggttgcatcacgatttTTAATTTCACTGTTGGATTAAGTGacaattataatacaaacataactcaGAAAAGTTATTTGTATGCATGCTATCTCCGGTTTGAACCAtcgatcacttgcgtgggaggtacttTCATATGtaacgtaaaataattttaatgagaaaaaaatgaataaatgacaAGCAATTAAGCTTGTGGATTTGTATGGAGTTCTATTATCCGTGTGTTCTCCATTAAAATTTGATAGGTACAGCTTGTAGTCACACTTACTTAGCAGATCTCTTTGAGGAAACCATTTCCTTGTTTGTACATTACTCGGCACTTCAATATTATCTCCATTGAACTTCCATAGTACGTCATAAGGAAGTTCACCAAATCCCTTCAATAATTCATCAAGTAGGTCCTTATCCATCCAGGTTGGTTGCACGTTTGTTCCGAAACTTATGTAAACCACGCCACGAGTAGAATTGTCCAAGTATTCTTTCAAATCCTGAAATAGAAATGAacctttaataaaaattatatattttttttagaagcagtcaaaaaatattcatcttgACCTaaaaattgtaatgttttttatttagtcttCCACTAAATAAGTCAGATAATTTAATTCACCTTTAAGAGTTCcaataatattgaaacaatatATGATAAAGCAAATAATACTACTTAAGACAATTTACTGCTAAAACTAGCATAAGACAAAACACGTTTAACAAGAAGGAGAGGCAAAACTATTTATAGTTCGATTACGATAAAATCGAGATTGTGTTAATAGTTCATTACCTTTGGTAACTCTTTCGCTAGTTTCAGATGAAGGCCTCCCAAATATACAATGTTAGGAGGCACCGGCCGATTGTTGGTGAAAAAGGTATACGAATTTACAAAGAACATTTGCACATTTTTTCTCAAGGTTGCAATATCTGGCGTGTTCGGCCCATATTTCTGCTTCAACTTCTTATTGTCAGTCTCTATTGCTTCTTCACTCAGTCTCAATGCTTTAAATTCAATgtatatttgttgtattttctcCCAAAACGAAAGATTCGTATACCTCTGTCTGTAAAAATGTGGGAACAACAATGGATGCCATGTCATGGATcccatttcaaaataatgttgagGCAATCcgtaaaatgatgaaatatataTAGCAGGtgctttaaatatttcagttacTATTAAGTGGAAATCGCCGAAACCTTCCACTAATATCAGATCAAATTTTTGGGATTTATCCTTTAACAATTGGTCTACCTCTGGAATATCAAATTGGTATGTCACGAGCTCACTCATAGCTTTTTCTGTTTGACCTGATAATACAAGGTCGAGGTCTGAGACCACTCCCCTTTTAAAGTCTTTGCCTGAATCTTTGTAGAACTGAGCTAGCCATTGATATCCTTCACTGGTGTCAATCTCTGTGATATTGTCCGGCGGCCGTTCTTTAGGCAGTGCTGGGTCTGGAGTAATAATAACAAGTTCATGACCACGTTTAGCTAGTTCTTGTGTCAATGCTCTGAACACGATTTGGTGACTTATAGAAGGTATTGGAAACACTCCTAATATTCTCGCTGAGTCCACAATCACTATTGATGATTGAACGCAGAACAGAATCACTAATGCTATCCGCAACATTTTGGTTTCGCACTGTTTCTTGAATGGTAGCTTACTGATACtatttctgttatttaataGAGTGTTATCGTATGATATCATCACGAGAGTGTCTTGAGTATGATGAGCAGAATTCGTTTAATGACTGTCAATTTTATTCGCTTGTCATGATTGATTTTATTCTATGTTGAGATGATAAACACTTTAGATTGATCATATAAATACGCGCAATCTTAGCACAATGTGTAGCAGAGTGCACTATCAACAGCACCGGTAAACAGTGGATACTGTAAAGGCAAGGTGAAGTTGCATAACTTCACCTTGCCTTTACACAATGACGCGGTAAACCACCAGCTGAGCAAGATGATGGTGATTAACACGTTTTGTCGAAGTAGCAGTGTACTGAATAGTGTCCTTCAATTTAACATACACTAATCGTAAGCTGAGACACTCAAAACGCATCCTGAAACATACAGTTAAACGCGAGGTGATGTTTCAAAGCTAATAAGGCTAGACGCTAGTGTGTTAGGGCTCTAATACCAGAAAGGACAAATTAGAAAGAT
Above is a window of Anticarsia gemmatalis isolate Benzon Research Colony breed Stoneville strain chromosome 2, ilAntGemm2 primary, whole genome shotgun sequence DNA encoding:
- the LOC142979053 gene encoding UDP-glucosyltransferase 2-like; this translates as MLRIALVILFCVQSSIVIVDSARILGVFPIPSISHQIVFRALTQELAKRGHELVIITPDPALPKERPPDNITEIDTSEGYQWLAQFYKDSGKDFKRGVVSDLDLVLSGQTEKAMSELVTYQFDIPEVDQLLKDKSQKFDLILVEGFGDFHLIVTEIFKAPAIYISSFYGLPQHYFEMGSMTWHPLLFPHFYRQRYTNLSFWEKIQQIYIEFKALRLSEEAIETDNKKLKQKYGPNTPDIATLRKNVQMFFVNSYTFFTNNRPVPPNIVYLGGLHLKLAKELPKDLKEYLDNSTRGVVYISFGTNVQPTWMDKDLLDELLKGFGELPYDVLWKFNGDNIEVPSNVQTRKWFPQRDLLMHPNIKAFVMQGGLQSTDEAIDACVPLVGVPMLADQWYNVNKYLELGIGEHIDALTLTSKDIVEKVTKVINDESYRKNIKKLHELIKDQPQTSLERAVWWTEHVLRHGSALHLQPPTAHITLREYLLLDVILPLIAIAAASLVAILLTCLKIRKLFISDVKLKRS
- the LOC142979044 gene encoding UDP-glucosyltransferase 2-like; translation: MLRIALVILFCVQSSIVIVESARILGVFPIPSISHQVVFRALTQELAKRGHELVIITPDPALPKERPPDNITEIDTSQGYQLLAQFYKDGVMDLKRGVVTDLDLVLSGHTEKAMCELMSYQFDIPEVLELLKDKSQKFDLIFVEGFGNFHLIVTEIFKAPAIYFSSFFGMPDHYYEMGSMTWHPLLFPHFYRQRYTNLSFWEKLQQIYIEFKALRLSEKGEEIENKKLKQKFGPNTPDVATLRKNVQMLFVNSYPFFTNNRPVPPNIVYMGGLHLKPVKELPKDLKEYLDNSARGVVYISFGTNVLPTRMDKDLLDELLKGFGELPYDVLWKFNGDSIEVPSNVQTRKWFPQRDLLMHPKIKAFVMQGGLQSTDEAIEAGVPLVGMPMLGDQWYNVNKYVELGIGEHIDVLTVTSKDIVEKVTKVINDESYRKNIKKLHELIKDQPQTSLERAVWWTEHVLRHGSALHLQPPTAHITLREYLLLDVILPLIAIVAASLVLLLFACFQIRKCFISDVKLKRS